The Paenibacillus spongiae nucleotide sequence GTGCAGAAGAAGGAAGACAGCCCGGTTGTATATCGTTACCCATCGCTCGAGGCTTTGAAATTTGAGCTGAAGCTGCGGGCGAATATCGTGCAAGCCGCGAAGGATTTGTACGCAAGCAGGGTCGATTTTGCCGTGTTCAGCAAATCTCGGAGTAACGAGCAGTTCTGGACCCGTACGCCGGAGGGCGGGTTCCGGCTGAATAGCGGCGTCCGGCCTTCCGACGGCATTAACGATATTTATCGGAACGGCCGGATGTATGCGTTCGAATGCGCGACGGCGATGGTGATTCTCTTATATAAGGCGGTGCTCGATACGATCGGCGAAGATGCGTTCAACACGCATTTTCAAAACCTGCTCTTATACACATGGCAGTACGACGATGATTTGCGCTTAATATCCGTCGATAACAAGAATGAAGCGTACTTGGGCGATATTCTCTATTTCATGAATCCCGACTATAACCCGCAGACGCCCGAATGGCAGGGGGAGAACGCCGTCATGCTTCCCAACGGATTGTTCTACGGCCACGGCATCGGGATTAAGACAGCGGAGGAGATGATCGCTTCTCTGAACAGAAGACGGATCCCCGGAAGCGATGTATCCGCTTATCTGTCGGACGAGGTGGTGCATCCCGATTTCGAGCATATCCGAAGGCTGGCGTCAAGCGAAAACGCCCACTCGGAGCGGGAGAAGCAGCGGCAGCGGAGAAACGCGATTGTGGTTCGAATAGGGAATTCGCCTTACATGCAGGTATTCGACGGATGAACGGACAATGCGGGATGAAAGCCGGCTGGATCGGACGTCTTCCTATTGACAGACTCGCGAAGCATAACGTACCCCTAAAAGGGGGACAATGGTCGGAGTGAATGCAAACCGTAGGAAAGTGGCGTGAGTGCACTTGGAGACGAAATTTTCGAAGGAAACCCGGTGCTTTAAAGTTTCCCGGGTGTTCCCGACAGATGTGAACAACCACAACACCTTATTCGGCGGCAAGCTGATGTCCTATATCGACGATATCGCTTCGATCTCCGCGTCCAAGCTGTGCCGCGTAACGGCTGTTACGGCTTCCACCGATTCCGTCGATTTCCTTCAGCCCATCCGGCCGTCCGATTCGGTATCGCTGGAGTCGTTCGTAACATGGACGGGCCGAACTTCTATGGAGGTTTTCGTGAAGGTCATACGGGAAGACCTGCTGAGCGGGGAGCGTAAAATAGCCGCGACCGCCTTCCTTACCTTCGTCGCGTTGGATAAGAATAACAGGCCGATTCCCGTGCCGCAGGTGGTCCCGGAGACGGAAGAGGAGCGCAAGCTGCACGAAACGGCTGAATACCGCACGAAGATGAGAAAAGGACGACGGGAAGAAAGCAAGAAATTCGCGGATTACCTGCTGACGCAATATCCGTGGGAGTAGGCGTAAACATGTGAAACGGGAGTGCCTTGTCAGAGGCCTCCTTTTTCTTATTTCAGGGTGGAGCGGTATGGCGAACAATAAACCGCATTCAAGATTAATAGGGCCAATGATCGGCCATTCACCATATTAACAAAGAGCCGTCGCACTAGTTCGGACTCATAGTAATTTATAACAATTCCACTTCGCCTGTATGCCTGGTTTTCTGCTTTCATTATGAGCAAAACCCCTGTAATGACAGGCATTGCACGATTGCGAATATATTCACAAACTTATGATGAAAGAGTTTTCATCGACAAAATTCGATAATTCCCGTTGACAAAAGAAAGCGATTTATTTAAGATCAGATCAAATAGATCTCACATAGATCTAAGATAGATTTAAGATAGATCTAATAATTTATAGCACTCGAATATGGAATGATGACCGATCATGGAACGCTCTTTTATTAGTGGGAGGGAAGCGTAAGAATGAATGACCGAATTTATGCCACTTATCTCATTGAAACGCCTTATTCGCTCGAGAAAGCGGCCGCCGTCATGGCGGGCGAGCAGTCTACGGGCACCTTCATCGCCGTTCCTGGAGAAACGCCGGAGTTGAAAGCGCTGCATGCCGCACAAGTGGTCGGCATCGAAGCGCTGGGCGAGTACGATTCCCCCTCATTGCCGGGGAGTTATCTTCCGCCTGGCAGCGGCAAGCCGATCTACAGAAGAGCATTGGTCAAGCTGTCCTTTCCGCTTCATAATATCGGGCCGTCTCTGCCGAATCTGCTGTCCACCGTCGCCGGGAATTTATATGAGCTGCGGGAATTTTCGGGACTCCGGCTGGTGGACCTCGAATTGCCCCAGGCTTTCGGCGACCGCTATCCGGGACCGAAATTCGGCATAGAGGGGACGAGAAAGCTTGCCGGCGTCTACGGCCGTCCGCTTATCGGGACCATCGTCAAGCCGAGCATCGGGCTGCCGTTGTCCGAATACGGACCGCTCGTCCGCGAGCTGGCGGAGGCTGGACTGGATTTCGTGAAGGACGACGAGCTGTGCGGGAATCCGCCATATGCATCGTTCGAACAGCGTGTTCAAACCGTAATGGCCGAGATCGAACGGGCAGCCGACCGCACAGGCAAGAAACTGATGTACGCCTTCAATATTACAGGCGATATCGACGAGATGAAGCGAAACCATGATATCGTCCTCCAAGCAGGGGGCACCTGCGTGATGGTCAGCATCAACAGCGTCGGCTTGCCGGGCGTCGCCCACCTTCGTCAGTACACGGAGCTGCCGGTTCACGGGCACCGCAACCAATGGGGGGCTATGACCCGTTGCCCGCTGCTCGGAATGAGCTTCTCAGCTTATCAGAAGATGTGCCGCCTGGCAGGTGTCGATCACCTTCATACGAATGGCCTGGACAGCAAATTCTCGGAAAGCAACGATTCGGTTGCGCAATCGATTCAAGATTGTTTGACGCCGATACTGGGCGGATACACGGTCATGCCGGTGCTGTCCTCGGCGCAATGGGCAGGCAGCGCGATCCCGACGTATGAGGCCGTCCGATCGCTGGACTTGATTCACTTGGCGGGAGGAGGCATTCTCGCTCACCCGGGCGGAACGGCCGAAGGCGTTCGCAGTATGCAGCTTGGCTGGGAAGCGGCCGTTCAAGGGATCGAATTGAACGCGTACGCGAAGTCACATCCCGAGCTTCAAGAAGCGATCCGGGTATTCGGCAAGAAGTAACATCATCCTTGGAGGATATCGAACATGAGTGAAAATAAGCTTCTACTCGCCTTCTACGGCGATGATTTTACGGGATCGACCGATGCTATGGAGGCTTTGGCGCGAAGCGGGTACCGTACGGTATTGTTTCTCGAAGCGCCGACTCCGGGTATGCTGCAGCGGTTCGAAGGCATCCGCTGCGTCGGGGTCGCCGGCACCAGCCGGGCCAAGGCGCCGGCTCCATTAGCGGAGGAAGTCCGGCCGGTGATGGAGCGTCTGTCTCGGCTGGGTGCGCCGATCGTGCATTATAAGACCTGTTCGACGTTCGATTCATCGCCTGAATTCGGCAGTATCGGCGAAGCGATCCGCGTATCGCGCCATTTCTTCCCGGGTCAGGATACCGTTCCTCTCCTGGTCGGCGCTCCCGCGCTGGGACGGTATACGCTATTCGGCCAGCACTTTGCGCGAATGGATGGACAGGTATACCGCTTGGACCGCCATCCGGTCATGTCGCGTCACCCCGTCACTCCGATGGGCGAAGCGGATCTGCGGCTCCACCTGCAGAAACAGCTGGGCGAAGAAGTCGCTCTGATCGACATTCTGGAGCTTGCAGGCGAGCCGGAGCTCGTGAGCGGGCGCTATCGCGAGAAGCTGAAGGAGAAGCCGCCTGTGCTGCTGTTTGATGTGCTGGATGAAGAGAGGCTTTCCCTTAGCGGTCGATTGATATGGGAGGCTTCAGCTGACGGGACGCGGCTTGTGGTCGGTTCGTCCGGCGTCGAATATGCCTTGACGGCATACTGGGAGCAAGCCGGCGGAGCGGCCGGGCAGACGGCTCATGTAACGGAGGCTGCGCCGGCAAGCCGTATTCTGGCGGTATCCGGCAGCGCCTCCCCGGTCAGCCAGCGCCAGATCGAAACGGCGATCGGGCAAGGCTTCCACGGCATCCGGATTACGCCGGAGGCTGTAGCGGATACGGACAAGCTGCCGCAGGAGCTGCTCGATCAAGCCATCCGCCTGTTGAACGAAGGGGAGAGCGTCGTGCTCTACACCGCGCTCGGTCCCGAAGACGAGGCGATTGCGGCGACCCGGGAGCTATTCCGCGCCAATGGCATCGAGAGCTCTCGAACCGGAGAGCTCATTGGCCGGCAGCTGGGGCGCTGGACGAATCATATTATGCGCGAAGCCGGCTTGCGCCGAGTCGTTATCGCAGGTGGGGACACGTCCGGATTCGTCACGAGCGAGATGGGGATTTACGGATTGGAGATGCTGCTGCCTATATCTCCAGGCGCTCCGCTGTGCAAGGTGTACGCGCATGACGGCTTTATGGATGGCGTGGAGCTTGCCCTGAAGGGCGGACAATTCGGAAGCCCCGATTATTTTGCCAAGGTTAGGGATGCCGCATCGGAATAATTACCCTATAATTATTCCAACTATGAAAGTGAAAGGGGAGCTATGGGATGGATGAAATGAAAGAGACAGGTGCGGCTCCATTGTTGAAAGACGTTGCCTACACGGAAATCAAGGAACGGATCCTGGAGGAAATATTCGAACCGGGCCGGTTTCTATCCGAGCGGGAGCTGATCGAGCTGCTGCAGATGAGCAAAACACCGATCAAATCGGCTCTGACCCGTCTGGAGGCGGAAGGCTTTGTCACCGTATCTTCCAAACAAGGGATTATTATCAATGATCTCGCGCTGGACCGTATTATCGATATTTACGACCTTCGGACCGCGCTCGAAACCTTCAATGTGGAGCAGATCTTGGGAAGGCTGACCGGAGAGCAGAGCTTGAAGCTGCTTGCCAATCTTCAGGAAACCGAAGAGATCGTCCAGCGTCTCGATGTGAAGGCATTCGCCAAAGCCGATCATAAGTTTCATTTGCTTATCTGCTCGTTTACGGGCAATCAGGAAATTTACCGGGTTCTGCTTAATTATCAGGATCACCTGCTGCGGATTACACTCCGTCATCTTCGGAAGGACCCGCACAGAATGGAAGTGTTCTGGAAGGAACACTGCGTCATCTATGATCATCTGAAGGCAGGCAGCAAGGATTGCGTCGGCTATATGCGGGATCACCTTCAAGATTCCAAGCAAAAGTTATTCAGATAAAAGGAGTACCAGAGAGAAAGAGTGGAGGAAATTGTGATGAAAGCTGTATATGTGGAGGATGCTTCTAAGGTCGTCGTAAGAGAGGTCGGTATTCCCGAGCTCGGCCCTCTTGACGTGCTTATCAAGGTTAAGGTTGCCGGGATTTGCGGCTCGGACATTCATACGTACAAGGGGCTGCATCCCTTCCGCAAGCCTCCTGTCATTATCGGCCACGAAATTGCCGGCGAGGTGGTTCAGGTCGGAGAGGCGGTTACCAAGTTTGCGCCGGGCGACCGGGTAACGGTAGAGCCGCAGACGGGATGCGGTACATGCGATTATTGCTTATCGGGCAAAGTAAATTATTGTGAAAATCGCGGCGCGCCGGGAATCGGCAGCTGGTACGGCGCGATGGCGGAATATTTTGCGGCGCCGGAGCAGACGGTATTCAAGCTCCTGGACGGGATGGACTACGAGCAGGGCGTACTGGTTGAGCCGTTTGCCGTAGGTGTCCACGCGGTTCGCAAGGCCGGCATTCAAGTAGGCGATAAGGTCGCGATTCTGGGAGCAGGCCCGATCGGGCTGCTGGCCATGGCTGCGGCGAAGGCGGCCGGCGCGACTACACTGCTAGTTACGGATGTCATGGATTATGCGCTGGAAAGCGCCGGCAAGATGGGGGCGACGCATACCCTCAATATTAGAGATAACGCGGAGTGGACGCAGGAAGCCAAGTCGGCTGTCGGAGCAGCATTCGATAAAGTGCTGGTGGCTGCGGGCGTTCCGGGCATTATCGACCAAGGCTTGGCCCTTCTTCGCAAAGGCGGCCGGATCGTTACGATCGCCATGTTCCATGGCACGCAGACGTTCGACATCCACAATTTGCAGAATCAAGAGAAGGAAATTATCGGCTGCATGACGTACAACCGGGAGGATACCCTTGCGGCAATCGATCTAATTGCAGCCGGCGCGGTCAAGAAGGATGTCATTATTACGCACCGTCTGCCTTACGAGCAGGCTGCGGAAGGCTTCCGGTTAGTGGATAAGAAGGAAGACCGTTCAATGAAGGTTCTCATTACTTTTTAAGCTATTATTCGGATAAAAGGGGGCAGTCGGCTTCACACCGCCGCGTCGTGAAGCCGAACCGACCTCAATACTAGATATAATCAGACAACTGGGAGGCAGTACTCATGTTAAAGAAAATAGCTGTGGTCACAATGCTGGTTGTGCTTCTTGTAAGCGCTGTAGCGTGTGGGAACAAGGGGGATGGCGGCAATGCCGCAACCGGCGGTAACGGAGGTACGGAGAAGAAGGTCAAGCTCCGTCTCGGTCATATTACCGGTGAATCCGATGCTTGGCACAAGGGTGCCCTGAAGTTCGCCGAGCTTGTGAAGGAAAAGACGAACGGAAGCGTGGAAGTGGATGTATTCCCAAGCTCTACCTTGGGTAATGACCGCGACTTGATCGAGGGCATGCAGCTTGGTTCCGTCGATTTCGCACTGGTGGCAGGCGTACTCTCCAATTTCTATGAGCCTTACTCCATCTTGGAACTGCCATACTTGTTCCGTGATCAAGAGCATATGGAGAAAGTGCTTTATGGCGAAGTAGGCACGAAGATGAAAGAGGATTTATTGACGAATGCACAGGTTCGCGGACTCGAGTTCTGGGTAAGGGGACCGCGCGAGCTGACAGCAAATAAAAAGATTGCGAAAGTGGAAGACTTAAAGGGATTGAAAGTCCGTGTTCCTGAGATTCCGGCATCGATTGCGGCATGGAAAGCGATGGGCGCTTCACCGACTCCAATGGCTTTCGGCGAAGTGTACTCTTCCCTGCAAACAGGCGTTATCGACGGCCAAGAGAATCCGTTCGCTCTCATTGCAAGCAATAAGATTCAAGAGGTTCAAAAATATTTGATGATGACCAACCACGTCTATGGCTATGTCATGCTGACCATGAGCGACATCACGTATCAGAAGCTGTCGAAGGAGCAGCAGCAAGCCATTGAGGAAGCGGCCAAGGAAGCGACGCAATTCGAGAATGACCTTGTCGCCGAGCAGGAAGAGGTCCTTCTGAAGCAGTTGAAGGATGCTGGGATGGAAGTCGTTGAAGTGGACACCGCGAAATTCGCGGAGAAAGCGAAGACCGTTCACGAGGAATTCGCGAATAAATACGGCAAAGAATTGTACGACAGCATCGTTAACACGAAATAATCCACAGGCAGATAGAGCCGGTATCCGTTAGATCCGAATCGATACCGGCTCTCCTATGCTTACGAGCTCAGCATGAGAGAAGTGAGACGATGGATGCCGTCGAACAGGAGGAATAACCGAATGCAGCCCGTTATGAAATGTATTGATTTCATGAACAAAGTGGTCGGTATCATAGTTGGACTTATGCTTGCAGCCATGTCCATTATCATTATCGCGCAAATCATATGCAGATTTGTAATCGACTACCCGTTAACCTGGTCGGAGGAAGCGGCTCGCTATTTAATGGTCTATACCGTCTTTCTTGGAGCCTCGCTGGCCTTGCGCAACCATAGAATGATTGCCATTGAAGTGGTGATGGAGAAGGTGAAGCCTAGCGTGCGTAAGGTGCTAAAAATAGCCGTTATGCTCATATCTATTGTTTTCTTCATCATTCTATTGGTTCAAGGCATCGATATGCTCGAGGTTGTAGGACGTCAAATGTCCGCAGGGCTTGGAATATCCATGGATATTCCGTATATGGCGATTCCGATCGGCGCGCTGCTTATGATAATTAACGCAATAGCCGTTATTATCGAGCTGCTGACGACCGATCATGTTGAAACATCCGAGGTTGAAGAAGCGCTTAGAAAGGGGGAGCACATCTAATGGGTGTTATACTATTCGTTTTTCTCCTTCTGTTCTTTGCGCTGGGCGTTCCAATTGCAATATCGATGGGTCTTGCGTCCGCGGTAGCGATCTGGTGGGACGGCGGTACGCCGCTGATCGTTCTTGTGCAGCGGTCTTTCACCTCCATAGACTCATTCCCTATTATGTCCATTCCGTTCTTTGTTCTTGCGGGGATATTGATGGAGTACGGCGGGATTTCACGGAGACTTGTCGCGTTTGCCAATGCGCTCACCGGCCA carries:
- a CDS encoding TRAP transporter small permease; amino-acid sequence: MQPVMKCIDFMNKVVGIIVGLMLAAMSIIIIAQIICRFVIDYPLTWSEEAARYLMVYTVFLGASLALRNHRMIAIEVVMEKVKPSVRKVLKIAVMLISIVFFIILLVQGIDMLEVVGRQMSAGLGISMDIPYMAIPIGALLMIINAIAVIIELLTTDHVETSEVEEALRKGEHI
- a CDS encoding four-carbon acid sugar kinase family protein → MSENKLLLAFYGDDFTGSTDAMEALARSGYRTVLFLEAPTPGMLQRFEGIRCVGVAGTSRAKAPAPLAEEVRPVMERLSRLGAPIVHYKTCSTFDSSPEFGSIGEAIRVSRHFFPGQDTVPLLVGAPALGRYTLFGQHFARMDGQVYRLDRHPVMSRHPVTPMGEADLRLHLQKQLGEEVALIDILELAGEPELVSGRYREKLKEKPPVLLFDVLDEERLSLSGRLIWEASADGTRLVVGSSGVEYALTAYWEQAGGAAGQTAHVTEAAPASRILAVSGSASPVSQRQIETAIGQGFHGIRITPEAVADTDKLPQELLDQAIRLLNEGESVVLYTALGPEDEAIAATRELFRANGIESSRTGELIGRQLGRWTNHIMREAGLRRVVIAGGDTSGFVTSEMGIYGLEMLLPISPGAPLCKVYAHDGFMDGVELALKGGQFGSPDYFAKVRDAASE
- a CDS encoding TRAP transporter substrate-binding protein, giving the protein MLKKIAVVTMLVVLLVSAVACGNKGDGGNAATGGNGGTEKKVKLRLGHITGESDAWHKGALKFAELVKEKTNGSVEVDVFPSSTLGNDRDLIEGMQLGSVDFALVAGVLSNFYEPYSILELPYLFRDQEHMEKVLYGEVGTKMKEDLLTNAQVRGLEFWVRGPRELTANKKIAKVEDLKGLKVRVPEIPASIAAWKAMGASPTPMAFGEVYSSLQTGVIDGQENPFALIASNKIQEVQKYLMMTNHVYGYVMLTMSDITYQKLSKEQQQAIEEAAKEATQFENDLVAEQEEVLLKQLKDAGMEVVEVDTAKFAEKAKTVHEEFANKYGKELYDSIVNTK
- a CDS encoding ribulose-bisphosphate carboxylase large subunit family protein, with the translated sequence MNDRIYATYLIETPYSLEKAAAVMAGEQSTGTFIAVPGETPELKALHAAQVVGIEALGEYDSPSLPGSYLPPGSGKPIYRRALVKLSFPLHNIGPSLPNLLSTVAGNLYELREFSGLRLVDLELPQAFGDRYPGPKFGIEGTRKLAGVYGRPLIGTIVKPSIGLPLSEYGPLVRELAEAGLDFVKDDELCGNPPYASFEQRVQTVMAEIERAADRTGKKLMYAFNITGDIDEMKRNHDIVLQAGGTCVMVSINSVGLPGVAHLRQYTELPVHGHRNQWGAMTRCPLLGMSFSAYQKMCRLAGVDHLHTNGLDSKFSESNDSVAQSIQDCLTPILGGYTVMPVLSSAQWAGSAIPTYEAVRSLDLIHLAGGGILAHPGGTAEGVRSMQLGWEAAVQGIELNAYAKSHPELQEAIRVFGKK
- a CDS encoding zinc-dependent alcohol dehydrogenase, which encodes MKAVYVEDASKVVVREVGIPELGPLDVLIKVKVAGICGSDIHTYKGLHPFRKPPVIIGHEIAGEVVQVGEAVTKFAPGDRVTVEPQTGCGTCDYCLSGKVNYCENRGAPGIGSWYGAMAEYFAAPEQTVFKLLDGMDYEQGVLVEPFAVGVHAVRKAGIQVGDKVAILGAGPIGLLAMAAAKAAGATTLLVTDVMDYALESAGKMGATHTLNIRDNAEWTQEAKSAVGAAFDKVLVAAGVPGIIDQGLALLRKGGRIVTIAMFHGTQTFDIHNLQNQEKEIIGCMTYNREDTLAAIDLIAAGAVKKDVIITHRLPYEQAAEGFRLVDKKEDRSMKVLITF
- a CDS encoding acyl-CoA thioesterase — its product is METKFSKETRCFKVSRVFPTDVNNHNTLFGGKLMSYIDDIASISASKLCRVTAVTASTDSVDFLQPIRPSDSVSLESFVTWTGRTSMEVFVKVIREDLLSGERKIAATAFLTFVALDKNNRPIPVPQVVPETEEERKLHETAEYRTKMRKGRREESKKFADYLLTQYPWE
- a CDS encoding GntR family transcriptional regulator, with protein sequence MDEMKETGAAPLLKDVAYTEIKERILEEIFEPGRFLSERELIELLQMSKTPIKSALTRLEAEGFVTVSSKQGIIINDLALDRIIDIYDLRTALETFNVEQILGRLTGEQSLKLLANLQETEEIVQRLDVKAFAKADHKFHLLICSFTGNQEIYRVLLNYQDHLLRITLRHLRKDPHRMEVFWKEHCVIYDHLKAGSKDCVGYMRDHLQDSKQKLFR
- a CDS encoding protein-glutamine gamma-glutamyltransferase; translation: MIIVANMSTEQLNEQPFSQFEQEVVQKKEDSPVVYRYPSLEALKFELKLRANIVQAAKDLYASRVDFAVFSKSRSNEQFWTRTPEGGFRLNSGVRPSDGINDIYRNGRMYAFECATAMVILLYKAVLDTIGEDAFNTHFQNLLLYTWQYDDDLRLISVDNKNEAYLGDILYFMNPDYNPQTPEWQGENAVMLPNGLFYGHGIGIKTAEEMIASLNRRRIPGSDVSAYLSDEVVHPDFEHIRRLASSENAHSEREKQRQRRNAIVVRIGNSPYMQVFDG